From a single Brassica napus cultivar Da-Ae chromosome C9, Da-Ae, whole genome shotgun sequence genomic region:
- the LOC125592944 gene encoding proline-rich receptor-like protein kinase PERK1 — protein MSRPTTTSSSPPPPTTNPRSPHLSSIPPFPQLSPPTPVITPWIPYLIPFTFGIKTTAATEESPWIPSSLSPSSDGLSTKVVVGNSIGGVSFPAIVIVVCIICKKKRKSDDKVFTMLSLSHPPGPKAGGLYDGHQQNGGHKTQYRRQIMFRRHHHHVSIHLHHRLS, from the exons ATGTCTCGTCCCACCACaacctcttcttctcctccgcCGCCAACCACTAATCCCAGATCTCCTCATCTGTCTTCTATTCCTCCTTTTCCTCAATTGTCTCCTCCCACACCTGTTATTACCCCCTGGATCCCCTATTTGATACCCTTCACCTTCGGTATCAAAACTACGGCGGCGACGGAGGAGTCTCCTTGGATTCCATCTTCATTGTCTCCTTCTTCGGATGGATTATCAACAAAAGTGGTGGTTGGTAACTCCATCGGAGGAGTCTCTTTTCCTGCGATAGTGATTGTGGTTTGTATTATTTGTAAGAAGAAACGAAAAAGCGACGATAAGGTGTTTACTATGCTCTCCCTTTCACATCCTCCTGGTCCCAAAG CTGGAGGACTTTATGATGGACATCAACAAAATGGCGGCCACAAAACGCAATACCGCCGTCAGATCATGTTCAGACGTCACCACCACCACGTAAGCATCCATCTCCACCACCGCCTTTCATGA